In the genome of Desulfonauticus submarinus, the window GTTATTACAGACGACCCTTTATTTACTGCGGCTAATTGGGAAAATTTTCTCTGGATAACCTTTACAAGATCAGATCCAGCTACTGATATTTATGGCATAGATGAATATTATAAATGCAAACATTGGGGTGCTAAAAAAGCCATTTTAATTGATGCAAGACTTAAAAGCTACCATGCTCCCCCTCTAGAAGAAGATCCTGAAACTATAAACACTATAAAAGAAATAATGTTTAAAGAAAAATTAGGAAAATATTTTGAATAAAAATTTAAAAACATTATTTAATTTATGTAGATTTTTATTTAATTTAATTTTCTAACTTCGTTAAATAGAAACCAGGTTTTCTAATAAGCATTACAAATGATTTGGATGACACGTCTTAGCGAAAATTTAAAAAAAGCTGCACATACGGCACTTATACAATGTATTTTTGGCAAGACATCTAAAATATGTTAAAAAACAAAAATAACATTATCCAGGTAAACCATTTATGAGCAGTCTAAAAGAAAGCCTTAGACGTGTCTAAAGCTTTGGGCAGTAGAAAAAAATGTGCTTTCGAGCAACTCTGAAAGTTAAATTTTATCTAATAAAACTAAAATATGGAGGTAATGGTGGAAGAAAAACTATTTAACCTGCTTAAAAACATAAAACCTGTTGATTTATCATTAAAAGAAAAAGCTTATGAACACTTAGATAACCTTACAAAACCTCCTAGGAGCCTTGGCAAATTAGAAGAAATCGCTGCGAGGGTATTTGCAATTCAAGAAGGCAAAGTAGAGCCTTATCCTGCAAGAATTTATACTTGTGCAGGAGATCATGGAGTAGTGCAAGAAGGAGTTAGCCCTTATCCTCAAGAAGTTACTAGGCAGATGGTTTTAAATTTTTTAAATGAAGGAGCTGCTATAAATGTTTTATGTAAAACTTCTCAAGTAGATTTAAAAGTAGTAGATGTAGGAGTAAAGGGAGAACCATTTCCCCAACACAAAAACCTCATTCAACAAAAAATTAGATCAGGAACAGGAAATATCGCAATAGAAAAGGCTATGAGAAAAGAAGAATGTCTAAAGGCCATTTTTCTTGGAATTGAACTCGCATCTAATGCCCAAAAACAGGGGATTAAATCTTTAGGCACAGGAGAAATGGGTATAGGAAATACCACATCCTCTACTGCCCTTTATTGTGCATTTTTAAATCTTTCTCCAGAAGAAACCACTGGCGCTGGTGCTGGTTTAGATAATCAGGCAATCCAACACAAAATTCAAATAATAAAAAAGGCCCTAAATTTACATTCCAAAACAATAAAAACTCAAGACCCATTAGAAATCTTATCTTCCTTGGGAGGACTAGAAATAGCTTGCCTCACAGGACTAATTTTAGGAGCAGCTCTTTATAAAATGCCTATTGTCATAGATGGATTCATCTCTACTGCTGCCTTTGTCTGTGCATATAAACTTGAACCAAAAATTAAAGATTATGCTTTTTTTTCACACCTTTCTGCAGAAAAGGCGCATAAACAAATTTTAGAAAAAGTAGGTGCATTTCCCCTTCTTCATCTAGATATGAGACTTGGAGAGGGAACAGGCGCAGCCCTTGCTTTATTTTTACTTCAGGCTGCAGCCAATATTTTTAATAACATGGCTACATTTGAACAAGCAGGAGTTGCTTCTGGGAAATAAAATTACAATAAAACTTTATTTAACTTACTTTTGCCCCTGGCTTAACTTGAGTGGATGGGGTCAAAAGAGCCATGTTATCTTCTTCGTTCACAGCTAAGATCATACCTTCTGAGACTTTACCAAATATTTTTCTAGGCTTTAAATTAGCAACAATAACTACTTGTTTATCTATTAAATCATCTGGCTGAAAATATTTTGCTATGCCTGCAATAATCTGCCGTGGGTTATCCTCACCAACATCAACCCTTACCTCTAAAAGTTTTTCAGATTTTTCTATTCGCTTTGCCTCAACAACTCGACCCACTCTAAGATCCAACTTTTTAAAATCTTCAAAAGAAATAAATTGTTCTATTTTTTTAGCCCCAACTTCTTGTTCTTTATTGCTATTTAACTTCAATTCTTGTCTGGGGAAAAGATTAGATTTTTTGGCGACTTTTAAGCCAGATTGCAACAATCCCCATTCCTTGCTTTCTTTTAACAACTCTATCTCAGTTAAAGAAAATGACACTCCTAGTTGTTTTAACATTTTCTCGCTTACCGAAGGCATTACAGGCCAAAGGTGAATGGCGATTTTCCTTAATCCCTCTAATAAAGTATAAATAACTGTTTGGAGTCTATTGGTCTTGCCTTGTTTAGCCAAAGCCCAAGGAGTTGTATCATCAATATATTTATTCAAATAGCGCACAAATTCCCACAAACTTTCCAACGCCTTGGCAAACAAAAACCTAGCAAACAAATTCTGGAAATTAGCAACACTTTCAAGGCCAATATTTTGAACTTCCATCTCTTTTTCACTCAACGTTTCTGGAGCAGGGATAATTCCTTCAAAATATTTATTTGTCATAGTTAAAACTCGACTAAATAAATTCCCCAAATCATTGGCCAAATCAGAATTAAGTCTGTTTACAAATGCCTGTTCTGAAAAATTAGCATCTAACCCAAACTGCATTTCTCTAAGCAAAAAGTAACGAAACGGAGCAAGCCCGTATTTATCTTTCAAATCCAATGGCTTTACCACATTACCTAAACTTTTAGACATCTTAGTTTCATCTACAGTCCAATATCCATGGACTCTAAGCCCTTTATAAAGAGGCAATCCTGCAGCCATAAGCATGGTCGGCCAAAAAATAGCGTGAGGTTTTAAAATATCTTTTGCAACAATATGATAACTATTGGGCCAAAATTTTTGAAACTTTTTTCCATCAGGCCAATCTAAAGCAGAAATATAATTAATAAGCGCATCGAACCAAACATACGTTACAAAATTATTATCAAAAGGTAATTCTATTCCCCAGGTTAATCTTGATTTTGGTCTAGATATACATAAATCTCCCAAATCTTCTTTTAAAAGACCTAAAACCTCATTTTTATATCTTTCTGGCCAAATAAAATTAGGATTTTTTTGGATATATTCTTTCAATGGCTCCAAATATTTGCTCATTCTAAAAAAATAATTTTTTTCATGTAAAAAGGTAGGTTTTGTAAGGTGGTCAGGACAAAGGCCATCTTCAGTTAATTCTTTTTCTGTATAAAATCGTTCACACCCAAAACAGTAATATCCACCATATTCTCCAAAATAAATATCTCCATTATCATACACTTTTTGTAAAAATGCTTGAACCACTTTTTTATGCTTCTCACTTGTAGTCCGTATAAAGTAATTATACTCTATTTCAAGGCCTGGCCAGGTGTTCTTAAAAATTGAGCTTATTTTATCTACATATTCTTGAGGAGATTTGCCTTGTTTTTCTGCAGCTTGCACAATTTTATCGCCATGCTCATCTGTGCCAGTTAAAAAAAACGTTTCATAACCGTTTAATTTATAAAATCTAGAAATAGCATCTGCAACAATAGTAGTATAAGCATGACCTAAATGTGGTTCTGCATTCACATAATAAATTGGTGTACTAACAAAAAAGGTACTCATTTTAGCTCCCTTCTCCTGTTTGTTCGCCTAAAATATTTTGCATCTCATTCTCATTTTGAGTTTCTAAAATTTGAGATTGTTCATCTACCATTATTTGCTCTTCTAAAATGCTTTCCCACTCACTTAAAGGCATTTCATGTTCCTGTCCTTCTTCATCTAATACACTAATAGTTTGTCTAAAAATATTGGCTCTAATTGCTCTAAGTAATCCTTTCTTGGTCTGATATCGTTTTCCTATCTTAGGAAGTCTTTTCTGAAATTCCAAATAATGCTCTTCTTCAAAAGACAAGCAACAAAGGAGTCTTCCGCATACTCCAGAAATTTTAGAAGGATTTAGAAAAAGATTCTGGTCTTTGGCCATTTTAATGGTTACAGGCTCAAATTTACGCAAAAATCTTCTACAACAGCAAATCTGCCCACAATTACCAATTCCCCCTACCATCTGAGTTTCATGACGTACGCCTATTTGTCTAAGTTCAATACGGGTACGGTAAACCTTAACTAAGTCTTTTACTAATTCTCTAAAATCAACTCTTGTAGGAGCAGTAAAATAAAAAATAATCTTTGACCGATCAAAATAAACCTCTACATCCACCATTTTCATAGGAAGTTCTCTGGCTTCTATACGCTCTTTACAAAATTTATATGCCTCTTTGGCCAAATTTTTATTTTTTTCTTCTTGTTCTAAGTCTTCAGTAGATGCAGCTCTTAAAATAGTTTTTACTTCTTCCTCTGAAAAGTCTTGAGGCAGTTTATCTCTTAAAATAACAACTTCTCCTAAACCTAAGCCTTCTTGAGTTGCTACAATCACTTTATCGCCTAGTTTAACTTCAAAATCACCTTC includes:
- the cobT gene encoding nicotinate-nucleotide--dimethylbenzimidazole phosphoribosyltransferase, which encodes MEEKLFNLLKNIKPVDLSLKEKAYEHLDNLTKPPRSLGKLEEIAARVFAIQEGKVEPYPARIYTCAGDHGVVQEGVSPYPQEVTRQMVLNFLNEGAAINVLCKTSQVDLKVVDVGVKGEPFPQHKNLIQQKIRSGTGNIAIEKAMRKEECLKAIFLGIELASNAQKQGIKSLGTGEMGIGNTTSSTALYCAFLNLSPEETTGAGAGLDNQAIQHKIQIIKKALNLHSKTIKTQDPLEILSSLGGLEIACLTGLILGAALYKMPIVIDGFISTAAFVCAYKLEPKIKDYAFFSHLSAEKAHKQILEKVGAFPLLHLDMRLGEGTGAALALFLLQAAANIFNNMATFEQAGVASGK
- the metG gene encoding methionine--tRNA ligase, with protein sequence MSTFFVSTPIYYVNAEPHLGHAYTTIVADAISRFYKLNGYETFFLTGTDEHGDKIVQAAEKQGKSPQEYVDKISSIFKNTWPGLEIEYNYFIRTTSEKHKKVVQAFLQKVYDNGDIYFGEYGGYYCFGCERFYTEKELTEDGLCPDHLTKPTFLHEKNYFFRMSKYLEPLKEYIQKNPNFIWPERYKNEVLGLLKEDLGDLCISRPKSRLTWGIELPFDNNFVTYVWFDALINYISALDWPDGKKFQKFWPNSYHIVAKDILKPHAIFWPTMLMAAGLPLYKGLRVHGYWTVDETKMSKSLGNVVKPLDLKDKYGLAPFRYFLLREMQFGLDANFSEQAFVNRLNSDLANDLGNLFSRVLTMTNKYFEGIIPAPETLSEKEMEVQNIGLESVANFQNLFARFLFAKALESLWEFVRYLNKYIDDTTPWALAKQGKTNRLQTVIYTLLEGLRKIAIHLWPVMPSVSEKMLKQLGVSFSLTEIELLKESKEWGLLQSGLKVAKKSNLFPRQELKLNSNKEQEVGAKKIEQFISFEDFKKLDLRVGRVVEAKRIEKSEKLLEVRVDVGEDNPRQIIAGIAKYFQPDDLIDKQVVIVANLKPRKIFGKVSEGMILAVNEEDNMALLTPSTQVKPGAKVS
- a CDS encoding PSP1 domain-containing protein; protein product: MKKIVGLKFREYGPVYYFYEGDFEVKLGDKVIVATQEGLGLGEVVILRDKLPQDFSEEEVKTILRAASTEDLEQEEKNKNLAKEAYKFCKERIEARELPMKMVDVEVYFDRSKIIFYFTAPTRVDFRELVKDLVKVYRTRIELRQIGVRHETQMVGGIGNCGQICCCRRFLRKFEPVTIKMAKDQNLFLNPSKISGVCGRLLCCLSFEEEHYLEFQKRLPKIGKRYQTKKGLLRAIRANIFRQTISVLDEEGQEHEMPLSEWESILEEQIMVDEQSQILETQNENEMQNILGEQTGEGS